A window of the Ostrea edulis chromosome 1, xbOstEdul1.1, whole genome shotgun sequence genome harbors these coding sequences:
- the LOC125655149 gene encoding G-protein coupled receptor 157-like, which produces MSANHSSDWSNQTDSYPSNLPPTVLLCTLVSSSLSVIGAVVIFVTYCIVTVAKNQTRRLLVYLTIADLLNAVGNLVGALHYALRDESSYMNKLHNMSLDCHLRDDQICVIQSCVTTFASLASFFWTNIIMIHILMTLISQREWSNLLNKVTYHLVAWGVPLVITLVAISLNALGEDFSISSGPWCWIKGCLEPQQVIFWMTFTGKGWEILTYFLTMAFYLIMKFYMFKTSMRFKDRSRNHLREEDELYIMIFFVIVILRVAGTVRYGIAISKTLNHNLYEKFNSTDMVLLHFQSVGDSLQAFCNCILFCIRDSDVRRELWNRIRGRNRSRGERQSLITEVDGSVN; this is translated from the exons ATGTCGGCAAACCACAGTTCGGATTGGAGCAATCAGACTGATTCCTACCCGAGCAATCTTCCCCCTACAGTCTTACTATGTACACTAGTGAGTAGTTCTTTGTCTGTTATTGGGGCAGTGGTCATTTTCGTCACATACTGTATAGTTACTGTGGCCAAAAACCAGACGAGGCGGCTTCTGGTGTACTTGACTATAGCCGACTTGCTGAATGCCGTGGGTAACCTTGTGGGGGCCCTGCACTATGCTTTGAGGGATGAATCTTCATACATGAATAAACTTCATAACATGTCTCTGGACTGCCATCTGCGGGACGATCAGATCTGTGTCATACAGAGCTGCGTCACCACGTTCGCGTCTCTGGCTTCTTTCTTCTGGACAAACATCATTATGATCCATATTCTCATGACTTTAATCTCGCAAAGGGAGTGGTCCAATCTCCTTAATAAAGTCACCTATCACCTTGTCGCCTGGGGAGTACCGT TGGTTATAACGCTGGTAGCGATCTCTCTCAACGCTCTCGGAGAGGATTTCTCTATCAGTAGTGGACCATGGTGCTGGATTAAGGGCTGTCTAGAGCCCCAACAGGTCATATTCTGGATGACATTTACGGGAAAGGGCTGGGAAATCCTTACTTACTTCCTAACCATGGCGTTCTACTTAATCATGAAATTCTACATGTTTAAAACG TCAATGCGATTCAAAGATCGAAGTCGCAATCATCTCCGAGAAGAGGACGAGTTATATATCATGATCTTCTTCGTTATAGTCATTCTCCGGGTAGCGGGTACAGTTCGCTATGGTATCGCTATTTCTAAAACACTGAACCACAACCTCTATGAAAAGTTCAATTCCACCGACATGGTTCTTCTGCACTTCCAGAGCGTTGGAGACAGTTTGCAGGCGTTCTGTAACTGTATCTTATTCTGCATTCGAGATTCTGACGTCAGGCGGGAATTGTGGAATCGAATTCGTGGGCGTAACAGGTCACGGGGGGAAAGACAGTCGTTGATTACTGAAGTTGATGGCAGTGTAAATTAA